From Planctomycetota bacterium, one genomic window encodes:
- a CDS encoding DUF1501 domain-containing protein — MKLDERTAFSRRAFLGRATSLGAVALAALGRPGLLGAGEGTDARGRGAVFPYHVPPRAKRVIWLYQSGGPSHLETFDYKPKLAELHGQPFPESITKGQPIAQLQGAKLTCFAPQWGFKRYGRSGQLMTELFPHLGEVADDLCIIRSMVTEQINHDPAHTFMNTGTSISGRPSMGSWLWYGLGTESENLPGFVVLTSFKGRSPQPIATRHWSSGFLPSRYQGVHFRSQGEPVLYLGRPDGVTRERQRDVVDAVRGLNELHDAVVDDPEIATRIGQYEMAFRMQTSVPELMDFSDEPPEILKMYGTQGADGTYAANCLLARRLAERGVRFIQVYNRDWDYHDGIRDGMKLKCEEADRPTAALLRDLKQRGMLDETIVVFGGEFGRTPMAQGNGRDHHIKGFSMFVAGGGFKGGMSLGATDEFGYYAVEDVVHVHDLHATMLHLLGVDHTRLTYKFQGRDFRLTDVHGRIVRKILA; from the coding sequence CCTCGGGGCGGTGGCGCTGGCCGCGCTCGGGCGGCCGGGGCTTCTCGGGGCCGGCGAAGGGACCGACGCGCGCGGAAGGGGCGCGGTGTTCCCGTATCATGTTCCGCCCCGGGCCAAGCGGGTCATCTGGCTCTATCAGTCGGGCGGGCCTTCGCACCTGGAAACCTTCGACTACAAGCCGAAGCTCGCGGAGCTGCACGGGCAGCCGTTTCCGGAATCGATCACGAAAGGGCAGCCGATCGCCCAGCTGCAGGGCGCGAAACTCACCTGCTTCGCCCCGCAGTGGGGGTTCAAGAGATACGGCCGCTCCGGCCAGCTCATGACGGAGCTTTTCCCGCACCTTGGGGAGGTGGCCGACGATCTCTGCATCATCCGTTCGATGGTCACCGAGCAGATCAACCACGATCCCGCTCACACGTTCATGAACACGGGGACGTCGATTTCCGGGCGGCCGAGCATGGGATCGTGGCTCTGGTACGGCCTGGGGACCGAAAGCGAGAACCTGCCCGGGTTCGTCGTTCTGACGTCCTTCAAGGGGCGCAGCCCCCAGCCGATCGCCACGCGTCACTGGTCGAGCGGGTTTCTTCCCAGCCGGTACCAGGGGGTTCACTTCCGCTCGCAGGGCGAGCCGGTGCTGTACCTCGGGCGTCCCGACGGCGTCACGCGCGAGCGCCAGCGGGACGTGGTGGACGCCGTGCGGGGGCTCAACGAGCTTCACGACGCGGTCGTGGACGACCCGGAGATCGCCACGCGGATCGGCCAGTACGAGATGGCCTTCCGGATGCAGACGAGCGTGCCGGAGCTCATGGACTTCTCGGACGAGCCGCCCGAGATTCTGAAGATGTACGGGACGCAGGGGGCCGACGGCACGTACGCCGCCAACTGCCTGCTGGCGCGGCGCCTGGCCGAGCGGGGCGTGCGCTTCATCCAGGTGTACAACCGCGACTGGGATTACCACGACGGGATCCGCGACGGCATGAAGCTCAAGTGCGAGGAGGCGGACCGTCCCACGGCGGCGCTCCTGCGCGACCTCAAGCAGCGCGGGATGCTGGACGAGACGATCGTGGTGTTCGGCGGGGAGTTCGGCCGGACGCCGATGGCGCAGGGGAACGGCCGCGACCATCACATCAAGGGATTCTCGATGTTCGTGGCCGGCGGGGGCTTCAAGGGCGGGATGAGCCTCGGCGCCACGGACGAATTCGGGTACTACGCCGTCGAGGACGTCGTGCACGTGCACGACCTTCACGCCACGATGCTGCATCTCCTCGGCGTGGACCACACGCGCCTGACCTACAAGTTCCAGGGGCGCGATTTCCGGCTGACGGACGTTCACGGCAGGATCGTCCGGAAGATTCTCGCCTGA
- a CDS encoding PqqD family protein, with translation MHKLRRDSRWPFQEIEGQVVVLVPPRREVHQLDEVGTFVWKCLEAERTLEEIVAAVCGEFDVEEERARRDVAEFLASLEEKGLLVRA, from the coding sequence ATGCACAAGCTGCGCCGCGATTCCCGCTGGCCGTTCCAGGAGATCGAGGGACAGGTGGTGGTTCTCGTTCCCCCGCGGCGGGAGGTGCACCAGCTCGACGAGGTGGGGACTTTCGTCTGGAAGTGCCTGGAGGCCGAGCGCACGCTCGAGGAGATCGTGGCCGCCGTGTGCGGGGAATTCGACGTGGAGGAGGAACGGGCCCGCCGGGACGTCGCGGAGTTCCTGGCGTCCCTGGAAGAAAAGGGCCTCCTCGTCCGGGCATGA
- a CDS encoding radical SAM protein, whose translation MSAPECGVLGPLQERAYEACIPLGVSLEITLRCNIRCTHCYNFDRGVARSAPAPELGMEELRTLLDDLRRAGTLFLALTGGEALVHPRFWEILDEAAARAFAVQLLSNGTLLSERVCDRLAAYPNFWGASLSLYGARPATHDAITRSRGSLERTWAGAERLRARGAAVSLKFILMKGNAAETAEVLERAAARGFACDVDATITGRYDGTRGSLSDRVDLETLRELYAGPLRSRVGGRRAVGSDDDFRCNCARGNAAVSASGEVYPCIAAPVPAGNIRERSFLEIWKESPVFRWIRGLRTRDFQACAPCALKEWCRRSPGPAYLLHGDYTGVDPWTCGEAAILKELEEADAGRRAPR comes from the coding sequence ATGAGCGCGCCGGAGTGCGGAGTTCTCGGGCCGCTCCAGGAGCGCGCCTACGAGGCGTGCATTCCCCTCGGCGTCAGCCTGGAGATCACCCTGCGCTGCAACATCCGCTGCACGCACTGCTACAACTTCGATCGCGGGGTCGCGCGGTCGGCTCCGGCTCCGGAGCTCGGGATGGAGGAGCTTCGGACGCTCCTGGACGATCTGCGGCGGGCGGGGACGCTTTTTCTGGCGCTGACGGGCGGGGAGGCGCTCGTTCATCCGCGCTTCTGGGAGATCCTGGACGAGGCGGCGGCGCGGGCGTTCGCCGTCCAGCTTCTGTCCAACGGGACGCTGCTTTCGGAGCGCGTGTGCGACCGTCTGGCGGCCTACCCGAATTTCTGGGGGGCGAGCCTCAGCCTCTACGGAGCGCGGCCGGCCACGCACGACGCGATTACCCGTTCCCGGGGCTCGCTCGAGCGGACCTGGGCGGGGGCCGAGCGGTTGCGCGCGCGGGGAGCGGCGGTGTCGCTCAAGTTCATTCTCATGAAGGGGAACGCGGCCGAAACCGCGGAGGTCCTCGAACGGGCCGCCGCGCGGGGGTTTGCGTGCGACGTGGACGCCACGATCACGGGCCGCTACGACGGGACGCGGGGGAGTCTTTCGGACCGGGTGGACCTGGAGACGCTGCGGGAGCTTTACGCGGGTCCCCTGCGTTCCCGGGTCGGGGGACGCCGGGCGGTGGGCTCGGACGACGACTTCCGGTGCAATTGCGCGCGGGGGAACGCCGCGGTTTCGGCTTCGGGGGAGGTGTATCCGTGCATCGCGGCGCCGGTTCCCGCCGGGAACATCCGGGAGCGGTCGTTTCTGGAGATCTGGAAGGAGTCGCCCGTCTTCCGGTGGATCCGGGGACTGCGGACGCGGGACTTCCAGGCCTGCGCGCCGTGCGCGCTCAAGGAGTGGTGCCGCCGGAGTCCGGGTCCGGCGTATCTTCTGCACGGGGACTACACGGGAGTGGATCCCTGGACGTGCGGGGAGGCGGCGATTCTGAAGGAGCTGGAGGAAGCGGACGCCGGACGTCGGGCGCCGCGGTAG
- a CDS encoding sigma-54 dependent transcriptional regulator, protein MASLSLLVVDDDPAHRRIFTDLVAAREEVEVFEAADAEEALRLLRMRAFDVAFVDVMMPRVGGMDLLERLRKERPGMEVVMVTAYGTIEGAVQAMKLGASDYLPKPFKLDQVSLILERLRKVHRLRSENERLRQELQERYAARNLIGLTPAMERCNELIDRVRREDCTVLILGESGTGKELIARAIHYDGPRRDRLFVPIDCGAIQPALLESELFGHEKGAFTGAHARKTGLFEIAHGGTVFLDEVGEIPLELQAALLRVLQERKIRPVGATEYRDVDVRIVAATNRPLERLVAEGKFRQDLYYRLNVVAIRVPPLRERKDDIPLLVEHFLRRYETRGARKVSGISREALHLLQRYDWPGNVRELEHAVERACTLGKTERIEVEDLPPSLLEAVRAKSEPPPGGGQSIEEMEVAAIRRLLAECEGDTARVAQILKIDRSTLYRKIKRYGLPLPRSRGEHHRA, encoded by the coding sequence ATGGCTTCGCTTTCGCTGCTTGTGGTGGACGACGATCCGGCCCACCGGCGGATCTTCACGGACCTCGTGGCGGCGCGCGAGGAGGTGGAGGTCTTCGAGGCGGCCGACGCCGAGGAGGCGCTGCGGCTTCTGCGGATGCGCGCGTTCGACGTGGCCTTCGTGGACGTCATGATGCCCCGGGTCGGGGGGATGGATCTCCTGGAACGCCTGAGAAAGGAACGTCCGGGCATGGAGGTCGTCATGGTGACGGCCTACGGGACGATCGAAGGGGCGGTTCAGGCGATGAAGCTGGGGGCGTCGGACTATCTGCCCAAGCCCTTCAAGCTCGACCAGGTGTCGCTCATCCTGGAGCGCCTCCGGAAGGTGCATCGGCTGCGCTCCGAGAACGAGCGGCTGCGGCAGGAGCTGCAGGAGCGCTATGCGGCGCGGAACCTCATCGGACTGACGCCGGCGATGGAGCGGTGCAACGAGCTCATCGACCGCGTGCGGCGGGAGGACTGCACGGTTCTCATTCTCGGCGAAAGCGGCACCGGCAAGGAACTCATCGCGCGGGCGATCCACTACGACGGTCCGCGGCGGGACCGTCTCTTCGTGCCGATCGACTGCGGCGCGATCCAGCCGGCGCTCCTGGAGAGCGAGCTTTTCGGGCACGAGAAAGGGGCCTTCACGGGGGCGCACGCGCGCAAGACCGGGCTTTTCGAAATCGCCCACGGGGGCACGGTTTTCCTCGACGAGGTGGGGGAGATTCCCCTGGAGCTTCAGGCGGCGCTTCTGCGGGTGCTCCAGGAGCGCAAGATCCGTCCGGTCGGAGCCACGGAGTACCGGGACGTGGACGTGCGGATCGTGGCGGCGACGAACCGCCCGCTGGAGCGCCTGGTGGCGGAAGGGAAGTTCCGGCAGGATCTCTATTACCGCCTGAACGTCGTCGCCATCCGCGTGCCGCCGCTGCGGGAGCGCAAGGACGACATTCCCCTTCTCGTCGAGCATTTCCTCCGGCGGTACGAGACGAGGGGCGCGCGCAAGGTGTCCGGGATCTCGCGCGAGGCGCTTCATCTCCTGCAGCGCTACGACTGGCCGGGGAACGTCCGCGAGCTGGAGCACGCGGTGGAGCGGGCCTGCACGCTGGGGAAGACGGAGCGGATCGAGGTCGAGGATCTTCCGCCGAGCCTCCTGGAGGCGGTGCGGGCCAAGAGCGAGCCGCCGCCGGGAGGGGGGCAGTCCATCGAGGAAATGGAGGTCGCCGCGATCCGGCGGCTCCTGGCGGAATGCGAGGGGGACACCGCCCGCGTGGCCCAGATTCTCAAGATCGACCGAAGCACCCTCTACCGGAAGATCAAGAGGTACGGCCTTCCGCTTCCCCGGTCGCGGGGGGAGCATCATCGGGCGTAG
- a CDS encoding PA0069 family radical SAM protein has translation MNPPRGRGAAGNPPNRFEGRSFVPDPEAADPEEPLPRTQFLKDTARSVVVLQSSPDIGMEASLNPYRGCEHGCAYCYARPTHEYLGFSAGLDFETRILVKEDAPELLRKELSSPRWKPRALALSGVTDPYQPAERRLLLTRRCLEVLAEFGNPVAVITKNFLVTRDADLLARLAARGAAAAILSITTLDPDLARALEPRTSIPARRLEAIRRLSAAGVPVGVNVAPVIPGLTDHEIPAILRAAREAGAGFAGHTMLRLPGAVAEIFSEWLARHRPGRRGRVLARLRDVRGGRLNDPRFGSRMTGEGPYAAQIHALFRAACRRAGLSDEAPALSTASFRVPPGPQRELFEAPTPDDAPPATGEAEGRTS, from the coding sequence ATGAATCCCCCCAGGGGACGAGGCGCGGCCGGCAACCCCCCGAACCGATTCGAGGGACGCTCCTTCGTCCCGGACCCCGAAGCCGCCGATCCCGAAGAGCCCCTCCCTCGAACCCAATTCCTCAAGGACACCGCCCGCTCCGTCGTCGTCCTCCAAAGCAGCCCCGATATCGGCATGGAGGCCAGCCTCAACCCTTATCGAGGCTGCGAGCACGGATGCGCTTACTGCTACGCCCGGCCGACGCACGAATACCTGGGCTTCTCGGCCGGCCTGGATTTCGAAACCCGAATTCTCGTCAAGGAGGACGCGCCCGAACTTCTCCGAAAAGAACTCTCCTCCCCCCGCTGGAAGCCGCGCGCCCTCGCCTTGAGCGGGGTCACCGACCCGTACCAGCCCGCGGAACGGCGGCTTCTGCTCACGCGCCGGTGCCTTGAGGTCCTCGCCGAATTCGGAAATCCCGTGGCCGTCATCACCAAGAACTTCCTCGTCACGCGCGACGCAGACCTCCTGGCGCGGCTGGCGGCCCGCGGCGCCGCGGCGGCGATCCTCTCCATCACCACCCTCGACCCGGATCTCGCCCGGGCGCTGGAACCCCGCACGTCCATCCCCGCCCGGCGGCTCGAGGCGATCCGCCGGCTCTCCGCCGCGGGCGTCCCCGTCGGCGTCAACGTGGCCCCCGTCATTCCGGGGCTCACCGACCATGAAATCCCCGCCATCCTCCGGGCGGCGCGCGAAGCGGGCGCCGGGTTCGCCGGCCACACGATGCTCCGCCTCCCGGGAGCGGTCGCGGAAATCTTTTCGGAATGGCTGGCGCGGCATCGGCCCGGGCGCCGCGGACGCGTCCTGGCGCGCCTCCGGGATGTGCGCGGAGGACGGCTCAACGACCCCCGCTTCGGAAGCCGCATGACGGGCGAAGGGCCCTACGCCGCGCAGATCCACGCCCTCTTCCGCGCCGCCTGCCGCCGGGCGGGCCTTTCGGACGAGGCGCCGGCGCTCTCGACGGCGTCGTTTCGCGTGCCCCCCGGGCCTCAGCGGGAGCTTTTCGAAGCCCCTACGCCCGATGATGCTCCCCCCGCGACCGGGGAAGCGGAAGGCCGTACCTCTTGA
- a CDS encoding nucleotidyltransferase family protein, producing the protein MSLLGRLSVVGARRTLPAPPPAGLLDRARRERTLPVVCRNLGIPCSEESSILARQLWAVRQAREILSEVEALPLKGLHLAHRLYPSPGLRDMGDIDLLVRRETVVEADRTLRRLGYVPERDPRPSLEVPDAWVNSVLYARGRDLPVHLHWDVRNGSLPGFMVRIDPEEIWRERDGGGMAPHHLLVTLCEHALKHSYDALVHLTDIELAARAVRWERVEEVARRWGLERAVYFALVLVRDLLGVETPGLKRFRPAGDGPAAQAFLASARRRRWVGLSALGYLLLAEGPAGKIRFLREMFRPPRGGPGLRSRTAGSRLRRAVELAWRGLTSPPG; encoded by the coding sequence GTGAGTCTCCTCGGGCGCCTCTCCGTGGTCGGCGCGCGCCGGACGCTTCCCGCTCCGCCGCCCGCGGGTCTGCTGGATCGCGCCCGCCGCGAGCGCACGCTGCCGGTCGTCTGCCGAAACCTCGGAATCCCGTGTTCGGAGGAATCCTCCATCCTCGCCCGGCAGCTCTGGGCGGTCCGCCAGGCGCGCGAGATTCTTTCCGAAGTCGAAGCGCTCCCCCTCAAGGGACTTCACCTGGCGCACCGCCTTTATCCTTCGCCCGGCCTGCGCGACATGGGAGACATCGACCTTCTGGTCCGGCGGGAGACGGTGGTCGAGGCCGACCGGACGCTTCGGCGGCTGGGGTATGTACCCGAGCGCGATCCGCGTCCGTCTCTTGAGGTCCCGGACGCGTGGGTGAACTCGGTCCTTTACGCCCGCGGGCGCGACCTTCCGGTCCACCTGCATTGGGATGTGCGGAACGGATCGCTTCCAGGGTTCATGGTGCGGATCGACCCGGAAGAGATCTGGCGGGAGCGCGACGGCGGCGGGATGGCGCCGCATCACCTGCTGGTGACGCTTTGCGAGCACGCGCTCAAGCATTCGTACGATGCGCTCGTCCATCTGACGGACATCGAGCTGGCGGCCCGGGCGGTGCGATGGGAGCGCGTGGAAGAGGTCGCGCGGCGCTGGGGTCTGGAGCGGGCGGTCTACTTCGCGCTTGTCCTGGTCCGGGACCTGCTGGGGGTGGAGACGCCGGGGCTGAAGCGTTTCCGGCCGGCGGGGGACGGTCCGGCGGCGCAGGCGTTTCTGGCGTCCGCCCGGCGGCGCCGGTGGGTGGGACTTTCGGCGCTGGGCTATCTTCTGCTGGCGGAAGGACCCGCCGGAAAGATCCGTTTTCTTCGGGAGATGTTTCGTCCGCCGCGGGGCGGTCCGGGATTGCGTTCGCGGACCGCCGGGAGCCGCCTGCGCCGGGCGGTGGAGCTGGCGTGGCGCGGGCTTACTTCGCCGCCGGGGTAG
- the rpsT gene encoding 30S ribosomal protein S20, with protein sequence MAHTISALKAWKKSEKRRLRNHSIKSALRTQMKKVLAAVEKKDAAGARAQLSTAYRLLDRAVVKGVVHRNNADRHKARLAARVNALGPATPAAK encoded by the coding sequence GTGGCTCATACGATCAGCGCGCTTAAGGCGTGGAAGAAAAGCGAGAAGCGCCGTTTGCGCAATCACTCGATCAAGAGCGCGCTCCGCACGCAGATGAAGAAGGTGCTGGCGGCCGTCGAGAAGAAGGACGCCGCCGGCGCGCGCGCCCAGCTTTCGACCGCGTACCGCCTCCTGGACCGCGCCGTGGTCAAGGGCGTCGTCCATCGGAACAACGCCGACCGCCACAAGGCGCGCCTGGCCGCCCGGGTGAACGCGCTCGGGCCGGCTACCCCGGCGGCGAAGTAA
- a CDS encoding tetratricopeptide repeat protein: MPDIQALYKRADEAFQKHNYDYARDLFLQILLLDPDHAEARKALRVTLMKKFQELGATSRIKLIALKGQFELQIKATKDPAKKIEICQKYLNDDPTNSRVRTVLAETLLGQKHFNAAAAEAEMAFRDDPQNIAAAKILVAAYKETGKIREAQTILQKLQGVAREDRDLERLQRDLAAQQTMEDGFKDAQSYRDVIKDKDAASKLEAQAHLIQTEEQFQAVVQGLVSEFSLNPADARLPRKIGDLYFEKKKDYKTAQEWYKKAVQINPQDSVLRDKVDDCALRMYDQQIEAAQKAGDAAKVKELQAAQLKFKLQSFERRVQDRPTDMGLRYELGRAYYQAGPAFVDKAIGEFQQSVRDPKKKADSHLYLGMCFQRKKLYDMADKQYQLAEDGVLSHDRKLAILYNRMICNAEAGKPAEAVELGKKILEVDIAYKDVSQLVEKWQAELGKK; this comes from the coding sequence ATGCCCGACATTCAGGCCCTCTACAAGCGAGCGGACGAGGCGTTCCAGAAACACAACTACGACTACGCCCGCGATCTTTTCCTGCAGATCCTGCTCCTGGATCCGGACCACGCCGAGGCCCGCAAGGCCCTGCGGGTGACGCTCATGAAGAAATTCCAGGAGCTGGGGGCCACCAGCCGGATCAAGCTCATCGCCCTCAAGGGTCAGTTCGAGCTGCAGATCAAAGCGACCAAGGATCCGGCCAAGAAGATCGAGATCTGCCAGAAATACCTCAACGACGACCCTACCAACTCCCGGGTGCGCACGGTCCTGGCGGAGACGCTTCTGGGCCAGAAGCATTTCAACGCCGCCGCGGCCGAGGCCGAAATGGCGTTCCGGGACGACCCGCAGAACATCGCCGCCGCCAAGATTCTCGTCGCCGCCTACAAGGAGACGGGCAAGATCCGCGAGGCGCAGACGATCCTCCAGAAGCTCCAGGGAGTCGCCCGGGAAGACCGCGACCTCGAGCGGCTTCAGCGGGACCTGGCCGCGCAGCAGACCATGGAGGACGGCTTCAAGGACGCTCAGAGCTACCGCGACGTCATCAAGGACAAGGATGCGGCGTCGAAGCTCGAGGCGCAGGCGCATCTCATCCAGACCGAGGAGCAGTTCCAGGCCGTGGTCCAGGGGCTCGTGTCGGAATTCTCGCTCAATCCGGCCGACGCGCGCCTGCCCCGCAAAATCGGCGATCTTTACTTCGAGAAGAAGAAGGACTACAAGACCGCCCAGGAGTGGTACAAGAAGGCGGTTCAGATCAATCCCCAGGACTCCGTCCTTCGGGACAAGGTGGACGACTGCGCGCTGCGGATGTACGACCAGCAGATCGAGGCCGCTCAGAAGGCGGGAGACGCCGCCAAGGTCAAGGAGCTGCAGGCGGCCCAGCTCAAGTTCAAGCTGCAGAGTTTCGAGCGGCGCGTGCAGGACCGCCCCACGGACATGGGGTTGCGCTACGAGCTGGGCCGGGCCTACTACCAGGCGGGCCCGGCGTTCGTGGACAAGGCCATCGGCGAGTTCCAGCAGTCCGTGCGGGACCCCAAGAAGAAGGCGGACTCCCACCTTTATCTCGGCATGTGCTTCCAGCGCAAGAAGCTCTACGACATGGCCGACAAGCAGTACCAGCTCGCCGAGGACGGCGTCCTCTCCCACGACCGCAAGCTCGCGATCCTTTACAACCGCATGATCTGCAACGCCGAGGCCGGCAAGCCGGCCGAGGCCGTCGAGCTGGGCAAGAAGATCCTCGAGGTGGACATCGCCTACAAGGACGTCTCCCAGCTCGTGGAAAAGTGGCAGGCCGAGCTGGGCAAGAAATAA
- the def gene encoding peptide deformylase: protein MELLYYPDPRLRERAQPVDRVDDEIRRAVPRMFEIMYRARGIGLAGPQVALARRVVVANLTGDPKAKEAEQVFLNPEILEKSGRMREEEGCLSLPGIAVVVPRAERVVVRYRTLEERVVERAAEGLEAKLFQHEIDHLDGILLVDKMTPADRKQWAPLLKELEEQHQARARRTRGGGSAASSPGAGNAVEARGAAREGGSGRTAAL from the coding sequence ATGGAACTCCTTTACTATCCCGACCCCCGCTTGCGCGAACGCGCTCAACCCGTCGACCGCGTGGACGACGAGATTCGCCGCGCCGTTCCCCGCATGTTCGAGATCATGTACCGCGCCCGCGGGATCGGCCTGGCCGGTCCCCAGGTGGCCCTGGCGCGGCGCGTGGTCGTCGCCAACCTCACCGGCGATCCCAAGGCCAAGGAGGCCGAGCAGGTCTTCCTCAATCCGGAAATTCTCGAGAAGTCCGGACGGATGCGGGAGGAGGAAGGGTGCCTCTCGCTTCCCGGGATCGCCGTCGTCGTGCCGCGGGCCGAACGGGTCGTGGTGCGCTACCGGACGCTTGAGGAGCGCGTCGTGGAACGCGCCGCCGAGGGGCTCGAAGCCAAGCTTTTCCAGCACGAGATCGACCACCTGGACGGGATCCTCCTCGTCGACAAGATGACGCCGGCCGACCGGAAGCAATGGGCGCCGCTTCTGAAGGAGCTGGAGGAGCAGCACCAGGCCCGGGCGCGCCGCACCCGCGGGGGCGGTTCCGCGGCCTCCTCCCCTGGGGCGGGCAACGCCGTCGAAGCCCGCGGCGCGGCCCGCGAAGGCGGGTCGGGCCGGACCGCCGCCCTCTGA
- the ribF gene encoding riboflavin biosynthesis protein RibF, which yields MEILSGLEALPDPRLNGSVVTWGVFDGVHRGHRRVLETLRNWAREISAPSVAITFDRPPSEVLTGKPVPLLVPLEERLRRIGDTGVDFALVIAFTPEFARLGADDFVRDVVAGRLRARGIVLGHDSRFGRGREGDLDLLTRLGRDLGIEVRRCAPELHQGKPVSSSLIREAVAAGRLEEATLLLGRAPSVTGTVVRGDRRGTRLGFPTANIPLGRVVHPPAGVYAVEASLEGRVYRGVANLGTRPTFEAGGREVLEVHLLDYPGGDLYDRVVEVRFLRRLREERRFDDAEALRRQIQADIESVRSR from the coding sequence ATGGAAATCCTGTCCGGGCTGGAAGCGCTTCCGGATCCCCGCCTGAACGGGTCCGTGGTGACCTGGGGCGTCTTCGACGGCGTTCACCGCGGGCACCGCCGCGTCCTCGAGACGCTCCGGAACTGGGCGCGCGAAATCTCCGCCCCCTCCGTCGCGATCACGTTCGACCGGCCCCCTTCGGAAGTCCTGACCGGAAAGCCCGTGCCGCTCCTGGTTCCCCTCGAGGAGCGCCTGCGGCGGATCGGCGACACGGGGGTCGATTTCGCCCTGGTGATCGCCTTCACTCCCGAATTCGCCCGCCTCGGCGCGGACGACTTCGTGCGCGACGTGGTGGCCGGCCGCCTGCGCGCGCGGGGCATCGTCCTGGGACACGATTCCCGGTTCGGCCGCGGACGGGAAGGGGACCTTGATCTCCTGACGCGCCTGGGGCGCGATCTGGGGATCGAGGTCCGCCGCTGCGCGCCCGAGCTGCATCAGGGCAAGCCCGTCTCCAGCTCTCTCATCCGGGAGGCCGTCGCGGCCGGACGTCTGGAGGAGGCGACGCTTCTTCTCGGACGCGCGCCGTCGGTGACCGGAACCGTCGTCCGCGGCGACCGCCGCGGCACCCGGCTGGGTTTTCCCACGGCCAATATCCCTCTGGGCCGCGTCGTCCATCCGCCCGCGGGCGTCTACGCCGTCGAGGCCTCCCTCGAAGGGCGCGTCTACCGCGGCGTGGCCAATCTGGGAACCCGGCCGACCTTCGAAGCCGGGGGGCGGGAGGTCCTCGAGGTCCATCTTCTGGACTATCCCGGCGGGGATCTCTACGACCGGGTCGTCGAAGTTCGGTTCCTCCGCCGGCTTCGGGAAGAACGCCGGTTCGACGACGCCGAGGCGCTCCGGCGGCAGATCCAAGCCGATATAGAATCCGTGCGGAGCCGCTGA
- a CDS encoding DUF58 domain-containing protein, which translates to MMLFDETFLRKLEALRLAVRRSIAGRREGERPTRRSGGASEFVSYRSYVQGDDFRSIDWNLYGRLGQLYVKEFTREEALPARVFVDTTLSMAPKFDYARRLGAALAWVARRECPVQSLEELEALRLGSPFHVPPLSRGLVLVVSDLWDESLRPSLSRIRAERVVVHVLSPEELEPPFRGKVRLVDAETGERLDRFVGEEEAAAYRRALEEHCEAWKRWCFDREINYVRFSSATPLEEAVLVYLRRAGVLE; encoded by the coding sequence ATGATGCTGTTCGATGAAACGTTCCTGAGGAAGCTCGAGGCCCTCCGGCTGGCGGTCCGCCGCTCCATCGCGGGGCGCCGGGAGGGCGAGCGTCCGACGCGCCGGTCCGGCGGCGCCTCCGAGTTCGTCTCCTACCGCTCGTATGTCCAGGGCGACGACTTCCGGTCGATCGACTGGAACCTCTACGGAAGGCTCGGCCAGCTCTACGTCAAGGAGTTCACCCGCGAAGAGGCCCTTCCCGCGCGCGTGTTCGTCGATACGACCTTGTCCATGGCCCCCAAGTTCGACTACGCCCGGCGGCTGGGCGCGGCCCTGGCGTGGGTGGCCCGCCGGGAATGCCCCGTGCAGTCCCTGGAGGAACTGGAGGCCCTTCGCCTGGGAAGCCCCTTCCACGTCCCGCCTCTGTCCCGCGGGCTCGTTCTTGTGGTGAGCGATCTGTGGGACGAGAGCCTGCGGCCCAGCCTCAGCCGCATCCGCGCCGAGCGGGTGGTGGTGCACGTGCTTTCTCCCGAGGAGCTGGAGCCTCCCTTTCGCGGCAAGGTGCGGCTTGTGGACGCCGAAACGGGCGAGAGGCTCGACCGGTTCGTAGGGGAGGAGGAGGCGGCGGCCTATCGGCGGGCGCTCGAGGAGCATTGCGAGGCCTGGAAGCGGTGGTGTTTCGACCGGGAGATCAACTACGTGCGCTTCTCGAGCGCCACTCCGCTGGAGGAAGCGGTGCTCGTTTACCTCCGCCGGGCGGGGGTGCTGGAATGA